The Henckelia pumila isolate YLH828 chromosome 2, ASM3356847v2, whole genome shotgun sequence genome includes a window with the following:
- the LOC140884377 gene encoding uncharacterized protein, producing MSFVEGSSCSTKGAGSVEDATQSQLQHGNVSVWWDLENCPVPKDCKDILPRVTCNIIQAIRGLGFRGKISIHGYGNTTIFSEEVQNVLQSTGVRFIHILSDAADKKITTDMFFWAYKNPGASYLLISGDVDFKYALSKLKGHGCNIMLAGKKFSYDTGALTAVVWDWGSLLRGGTPRLTG from the exons ATGTCGTTCGTTGAGGGTTCTAGCTGTAGCACAAAGGGAGCTGGTAGTGTGGAGGACGCCACACAATCGCAGCTGCAGCATGGGAATGTATCGGTTTGGTGGGACCTTGAGAACTGCCCTGTTCCCAAAGACTGCAAAGACATTCTGCCGAGGGTAACTTGCAACATTATCCAAGCAATTAGGGGTTTGGGATTCCGGGGAAAAATTTCCATACATGGGTATGGAAATACAACTATTTTCTCCGAGGAAGTGCAAAATGTCCTGCAATCCACCGGGGTGCGGTTTATCCACATCCTTTCTG aTGCTGCGGACAAGAAAATTACAACCGACATGTTTTTTTGGGCGTACAAAAACCCCGGGGCAAGTTATCTTTTGATATCGGGAGATGTAGATTTTAAGTATGCCCTCAGCAAACTGAAGGGCCACGGCTGCAATATAATGTTAGCAGGGAAAAAATTTTCATACGACACTGGTGCTTTGACCGCTGTCGTGTGGGATTGGGGTAGCCTATTGCGTGGAGGGACGCCTAGGTTGACAGGCTGA